CAAAATCGACCCTTTGCCCAGCCGCAACCTGTTGCCATTCATCTTCAGATAAGTAGACAAGCATTGCTTTTTCTGTTGAATAAATTTCAAATGTGACTGTACCAGCTTCCTCTGTGACGTTGGCAATAACACCATCAACAGGGCTTACAACTCCTTGGCGTGCTTGTATTTGCGCAATTTGCGCATCCATTACGGCAATTTGACGTGTAGCTTCTGCAATATGGCGATTTAAAATAGCTACCGCTGTAGATGGAGTATTTTGTTGACCTAATTCCAATTTTACTGTGACATTTAATTTATCACTAATTTGATCTGTATTGATGGAACTTTTGGGATTATCTGTGCCTCCGAAATCCGATTCTATTTGTGACAAGGCGGATTGCAAATCACTTAATTCAGTTTCATAGGCATCCCGTTCAGCCTCAAGCTTCGTTAACTCATCGTCAACTTGCTCTGTTTTATAGGTAGCGAGTAAATCGCTTGCTTGAATCTGCTGACCACGCTTTACATTTACTGCTGATAAACTTTTTGCATCCGCAGAAACTGTATACGTTTCGGCTGGTGCAACAATGGCATCTTTTTTCACCGTTTCTACACGGTCACCGACAGTAGCTCGTTGAAATTCATCAACAAAATAGGAACGGGCTACTTTGCTATTATCCTTGAATACGTAGAAGGCATTTACGCCAACTAAAATCGCCATCACGATAATACTAAGGCTTGTCCAAGGTCTGGATTTTATAAAACGCATCATCCTAGCCCCCTTGTAATCCATTCTTGAAGTGGTAGTACGCTAATCATCCCAACGAAAACAGCCATTATTACTTGCAGTATAATAATTTTTGCTAACAGCGCTTTACGATCTGCTGCTTCCTCCCATTTAGAAAGGAAAGTAAAGTGCACAATAATCGTCAGCACAGTAGTAACTGTTAGCTGATTAATAATGAATAATACAACATCTTTATCTATCACTTGCTGTACCACAGGGGCAAGTGATAAGAAGGAGAAGGTTGTAGAGTAGCCTACTGCGTAAAACACTGCAAATAAAATGGTCTTTTCAATAAGTATAAATGCCATTACAAACAGTTGTACTTTTTGAATCCATTTGTAAGGAATGTCCGTTAATAGATGTAATATATATGTAACGCCATAATAGTGGAAGCAAAAATAAATGATTCCCCAAACAATGGCTCCGACCATTGATAGCAAACGGGCTGTATAATATTCATCTTGCTGGTTCGTTGCAAATAATGTTGTTAAACTTTCAGTGCCTAATCCCCAAAACTCACGTATTGCAAAAAGGAGCATGAAGAGAAAGAAAATCGTAAAGGAACGCTTTTTATAGCCTCTTATTTCTCCTGTTTCCAAAGCCTGTGTAAAGTTCAGGGGATGCGTTAAGCTATGCCAAAACTTGTAGTGATAAAACATATCTAGCTCCCTTTCTAATAAATTAAATATTAAAGATGTAGTATACACCTAGTTACTGGTAAATGACATAGTATAAATGCTAGTTTTTTTAAGGAATTCTCTCAATAAGGTGGGACTTTAATTAGGCTTAATTTTAAACGTCCGATGCGGGATAAATGCGTCTATCACAATTATATAGTATTCTAACAATAACTTCCTTTAAAAAGTCTATTCTATCTAAAAATAGCAATTATCTGTAAGTTAGTAAAGGTTGTATGTGAGTTTACAACAATAGCTTGAAATCAAGTTATTATCACCGATACTAAAGATAGTAGATTCGCAATATATGATACATATCTATTTTCCTATATAACGTAAAAAGAAAGGATGAGCAAGTTGAAGAAACCTTTAAAAGTGGGTGTCTTAACGAGCCTTTTATTAACACCAGCAGCGCTTGCTAATGTACAAGAAGCACAAGCACAAACACAAACTGTCGCACAAGCTGAACAAGTAGCTTATGTGAACGCCGTAGCAACAACGGAAACTAGAAATAAAACAATCGAGCAATTTGGCAAGCTTTCTGAAACATCAACAGCGAATGAGATGGTCATTGCAGATGGCGATGTTAAAGTATTAAGCACGACCGATTTTAATGATAATGAACGAGCTTTTATTCAAGCGAAATATGAGTATGTAGTGGCACAACGAGGGTTCGTCAAAAAATTAAATGAACTAGGTAAAAGCATTAATGCAATTACCTATACAAGTAGAACATTTGTTGACGATGTTGCCGCTGTGCAAGCAGAGTATACGACATTTTTAGGTTCAACTTCAGCAGCCAATTCCTATCTGGCTGTCCAAAATGATTTTAATGTAGCTGTCGATACAGCATTAGCCAATAATGCCAAAGACATTGTTTCATCTGTTCGCGGCACATCACTTCAATACGGCTATGACGACACGGAACGTAATAATTATTTTAAAAAGAACGGTGCCGATATCGCCAAGCTTGTAAAAATGAATGATGATGCAAATGCAGTAGACATCACGATTATTAACTTAGAAGATTTAATTTCTAAAATAGATTCATCTTCGAGCTCTAGTGATATTGCTACAGCAGCCGCTGAAGTAACAACAAGCTATAATGCTCTAACTGCTGACCAAAAGAAAATTGTTACAGCATATAATCCGAATAACACAACAGTTACGCCATTTAAAAAATATACAGATGTGCTAGTCAATTTATCTTCTGCAGATAAGATTGTTGCAAGTATTACGCAACTCACTACGAAAAAACCAGAAGACTTTACTACAGCTACAAGTTTTATCAGTACTGTAGCAGCAATTGAAGCATCTTATAACAATTTAAAGGACGCAGAGACAAAACGTTTAGTTTCAAATTATGGCGATTTAAAACCTTTTCTAGATGCGGCCAACGTGTCCAAGCAAATTACAGCATTACGTATTTCCAATACGGACGCGTACCGTATAGCAGTCAAGGCGGCAAGAGCGGAATATGATGGGCTCACTAATAAAGACTTTGTGAGAAATGTGGCAGATTTACAATTAGCTGAATCTAATATTGCGGCTGCAGAAGTCATTGAGTCATTGATTTCTGAAATTGCTAATGTGCCAGATAAAATCTCGAAAATTGAAGAAGCGCGTATAGCCTATAATACGCCTGTAGCACCTGCTGGACAAAAAATTGACGCGGCAAGTGTGAAAAAAATCGTGAAAAACTTGTCAGAGTTAACAACGTGGGAGAGCTCTCATAAAGCAGTTTTAAATGTTATTACGTTAGTTGAAAAACTAAATCCAACGGCGAAAGATTATACAAAAAAAGCAAAGGCTGCTAACACGGCTTACTTAAAGTTAGATTCGACCAAACGCGAGTATGTTAAAAGCTATAAAAACTTAAAAAATCAAGTGGACGCTATGAATCTTATCGATCCTATTATGGGGTTAAATACGTCACGCAAAGATTATAAAGACACGGTTGTTAATTTACTTGCAGAATATAATAAACTGTCCCCAGAAGCGCAAGCGTTAGTGACGAACTACACAGCGTTGTTAACAGCCAACAACTATATCACTACTGCTCAACAGTTTGATGATAGAGTCAATGCATTAGCCAATGAACCAGATGCGACATTTGTTGCAAAAGTTGTGGCATTATCGGCTGAATATAAAGCGATGGACAAAAATGCAAAAAGATTAGTAACGCAATATAAAACATTAACAACGTATGAGAAAAATAATGCGAACGTTGTGAAGGTTATTAATTTAATTTCTGCCTTAAACCCAGCCAATAAAGACTATACGAAAAAGGTAATAGCTGCACGTAAAGCTTACAATGCATTAGATGCAGCATCTCAAAAGCGCGTGACCAATTATGAACAGTTAACAGCTGTCGAAGATGTAGCATCATTAATCGGGTTAATTGAAACGTTAAAGCCTACAAGTAAGACGTTTTTAAACGATTTAAAAACTGCACGTGCCAATTATGATGCACTACCACCAGACAAACAACAGAAAATCATCAACTATGAAAAGCTGGTGACAGCGGAAACGGAGCTTACTTCCGCAAGTACAGTGATTGCATTAATAGATGCGGCAGTTCCAGAAGCAGAGGATTATTTAACTAAGCTAATGAATGCGCGTGTTGCTTACGATAAACTACCAACTGGACAGAAAAAGCTCGTTTCAAATATCAAGACATTAACGGATCGTGAAAGACAAGTGAAGCCAATTTTAAGTGTCATGGTGCAAATCGATACGTTAGACCCAAATGCCAATAATTTTGTTAGCAAGGTCAATGCAGCACGTAAAGCGTATGATAAATTGACAAAAGAACAAAAGGCGTTTGTCAACAATATGGCAACATTACAAAGCTATGAACCATTAGCTAACGTAATCGAATTAATTAGTAAGTTAAAAGCATCGAGCAAGACATTCCAAGAAGATACTGTACATGCGCGTGCATTGTATGAAGCACTCAGCAAAGAAATGCAGCAGTATGTGACGAATTACAAGTTGTTGCAAGCTGCGGAAACAAGCATATTAGGTGCTGGCAATGTCCAACGCATGATTGACGAGTTGCCAAATATTGAACCACAACAATATGTCAAACGTATTGAGGAAATTCGTGCAGCTTATAATGCATTGCCGAAAGATCAGCAATTGGCAGTAGCGAATTATAGAACGCTACAAGACCAAGAAAAATTGATTAAGCCAGTTATTAGTGTTATCAATGAGATTGATAAATTGATGACATCCAAAAATATGGATAGTCAATATCAAAAGATTTTGAAAGCCTATGATAATTTAACGGCTACACAACGTAAATACGTCTATAATGAGCAAGTGCTTCTTTCTTTAGATAATGTAATTAACGTCTACAAGAGTATTGCAGCTTTAAAACCGAGCGATAAAATGTATTTTGGGATGATTGAGTCCGTTCGTAAAGACTACGATAGCCTTAATACAGCCGATAAACAAAGAGTATCGAATTATTCGATTTTACTAGAAGCAGAGAAAAATATGAGTGAAGTAAAAAAAGTGGTGGAGATTATCGCTAGTCTTTCTCCAACATCCAGTACGTATATCCAAGATGTTGAAAATGCAGTAGCTGCGTATAAGGCGCTAGACTCCAAAGTAAGAGGACAAGTTATCAACTACGATAAGCTAAAAGGTGCAGAAAAAGATATAGCGGCAGTGTTAAAAGTAGTCAATGCGATTGGGGAACTAGATCCCGATTCAAAAACATTTGAAAAGAAAGTGATTGCAGCACAAAAACTATATAGCTCACTAACGTTGGAGCAACAAGATTTAGTTTACAACTATCGCATTTTACAAGAGCATGCAAAGACATTAGGATTGGACTAATGGACGAAGAGAGGGCTGGTCCCTCTTTTCTTTATTTTAAATGGTTAAAATACTTTTAATTACAAAGGGGCAAAGGTCTATGAAAAAAAAGCATACTAAATATGCATGGGCATTTGCTACGGCTTTAGCTGTAGCACCTTGTGTTGCCGTAATTCCCACGGAAGCGGCTTCTATGCCATTTGTAGATATTACAAGCAATAATAGTGAGACTGAGCTCTATCATGCAGTAAGCGAGCTATACAATAAAGGCATTGTATTTGGTACAACACCTTCAACATTTAGCCCTTATCAACATTTAACGCGTGGAGAAGCAGCTTATTTTTTAGCACAAGCGCTTCAGTTGCAAACGAACAACGTGGACAATCCAGGTTTTAGCGATGTGCCAACTTCGCATCAGTATTATGGCTATATTGCAGCACTAGCAGCTAATGGTATTATCCAAAAAGGAAATCAATTTAATCCGGATGCTACTATTAAGCGTAGTCAAATGGCAAAAATGCTGACACTAGGCTTTCATCTACAGCAAGCGACATCGTTAACTGCACCGTTTACAGATTTTACAAAGGATGTTGAAACCAATCGATATATTCAAACGTTATTAGATTATGGGATTACGCAAGGTACTAGCGCTACGACATTTTCTCCGTATACAGATGTACGACGTGGTCAAATGGCTTTATTCCTTTATCGCATACTACAAAAAAATAATAATGACCTATACATTATTGGGGTTGAATAACAAGACAAACATCACTCATTGGGAATGAACATGCCTGTAGAGTGATGTTTTTAAAAATCTTTGTAGGAAAAAACAGGTAATAATGGTATGTTTATTATGTGGTAAATAGGGTAAAGACGATACACTAGTGGATATTCGTTGCTTATGATGAAGCGATGAAATATCGGCATGAATGCAAAAATTTTCATACATATTTAAGGAGGAAGCTATGTTAAAAAAAGTACCTAGTATTGTCGGTTTGTCGCTTATTTTGCTGGCTACACCACATGCTGTGCCTCTTCCAAACCTACTAGATGTTGCCTTAGCGGCAGAATCAGTAAAGGATGTTCCATCTACCCATTGGGCGAATCGTTCCATTCAGCACATGTTGGATAAGCAATATATGACAACCTATCAGGATGGGACATTTAAGCCAGAGCAGGCTATTACGCGAGCGGAGGCAGCGGCAGCAATTGCCCGTTCAATGCAACTAAATATGACTGCTCCCTCTGCAGCTAATTTTCGAGATTTATCTCCAACTCATCCTTATTACAAGGAAGTTTGTGCATTGGTGGAATTAGGAATATTACAAGATGGCGATTGTTTTAATCCTGATGTGCCATTGAAGCGCATGCAAATTGCTAAAATGATAACGCTTGCTTACAATATTGAGGTTGATTCACAAAATCATAGTAAGTTTAGTGATATTACTGAAGGGCATTGGGCAAAGGATTATATTGAATCACTTGCAGATGTGGGCATTATTAAAGGAGTCAATGCAAAACAATTTGCCCCGAATCAATTGGTAACACGTGCACAATTTGCCTCCATAGTTGAACGGAGTCTTGATTTTTCAATGACACTAACCAATTTCGAAGCAGCCTATGATTACTTATCGAAGTCTTATATTTCGACTAAAAATTACTCATCTGCCATGTCTAATGATGTGATTAGGTTAGTCAATAATGAAAGACAAAAAAGAAAGTTACAAAGTCTTAACTATGATGAAGCTTTAACACAAGTGGCTGTTATCAAGGCACAGGACATGATTAATCGTCATTATTTTGAGCACGAATCACCTTACTATGGAATGCCATGGGATTTAGCAACATTATTTGATTATCCATATACGAGCTTAGGTGAAAATATAGGAAG
This DNA window, taken from Lysinibacillus sp. FSL M8-0337, encodes the following:
- a CDS encoding HlyD family secretion protein, with the protein product MMRFIKSRPWTSLSIIVMAILVGVNAFYVFKDNSKVARSYFVDEFQRATVGDRVETVKKDAIVAPAETYTVSADAKSLSAVNVKRGQQIQASDLLATYKTEQVDDELTKLEAERDAYETELSDLQSALSQIESDFGGTDNPKSSINTDQISDKLNVTVKLELGQQNTPSTAVAILNRHIAEATRQIAVMDAQIAQIQARQGVVSPVDGVIANVTEEAGTVTFEIYSTEKAMLVYLSEDEWQQVAAGQRVDFELQHFKDKLSGIVLEKSMIATNHDAIWAKELAKTAKLPKPSNYEVMLQQDDILENIPFSTVGQASIVVNEAFDAYKVNSSWVKSVKGAKSVYIIDEDGKIRLEDIEVAFSTKDSTIFTSYIDVGTPILANEKRNILARTFCSMPVKKIEWQHFKEIGWKDYVKYIIF
- a CDS encoding S-layer homology domain-containing protein, with amino-acid sequence MKKKHTKYAWAFATALAVAPCVAVIPTEAASMPFVDITSNNSETELYHAVSELYNKGIVFGTTPSTFSPYQHLTRGEAAYFLAQALQLQTNNVDNPGFSDVPTSHQYYGYIAALAANGIIQKGNQFNPDATIKRSQMAKMLTLGFHLQQATSLTAPFTDFTKDVETNRYIQTLLDYGITQGTSATTFSPYTDVRRGQMALFLYRILQKNNNDLYIIGVE
- a CDS encoding S-layer homology domain-containing protein, which gives rise to MLKKVPSIVGLSLILLATPHAVPLPNLLDVALAAESVKDVPSTHWANRSIQHMLDKQYMTTYQDGTFKPEQAITRAEAAAAIARSMQLNMTAPSAANFRDLSPTHPYYKEVCALVELGILQDGDCFNPDVPLKRMQIAKMITLAYNIEVDSQNHSKFSDITEGHWAKDYIESLADVGIIKGVNAKQFAPNQLVTRAQFASIVERSLDFSMTLTNFEAAYDYLSKSYISTKNYSSAMSNDVIRLVNNERQKRKLQSLNYDEALTQVAVIKAQDMINRHYFEHESPYYGMPWDLATLFDYPYTSLGENIGRNIPTPEAAVKAWMASPAHRDNILRENYTNTGVAIAVDGKGNFYWVQLFSSQ